A genome region from Babesia bigemina genome assembly Bbig001, chromosome : I includes the following:
- a CDS encoding 50S ribosomal subunit protein L28, putative — protein MCLSLSLLALCVWLLIIATPTSCFRQSTAAPRDLSISRTAGGIVRPFVVFSEKRHKEALLGKKFRTVGRSSQKRHYRLVGRGGGIPRLHKVSGMPTKRIALPARRCMLLGKMDNTKARSISHSGKRTHRVQKVNLQWKRIWCISRGHYVRLRLSTKGLKTIKRFGLEEAARRFNLNLNNPKLFGGYANLKPKKPKKKIVDDNMFMEQIPIDS, from the exons ATGTGCTTGTCACTTAGTCTGCTGGCGCTGTGCGTCTGGCTCTTAATTATCGCAACCCCTACGTCGTGCTTCCGCCAG AGTACCGCGGCTCCACGTGACCTGTCTATCTCGCGGACTGCAG GCGGCATCGTCCGGCCGTTCGTCGTGTTTTCGGAGAAGCGCCACAAGGAAGCACTTCTG GGGAAAAAGTTCCGCACGGTGGGACGGTCGTCCCAGAAACGGCACTATCGCCTCGTGGGACGCGGAGGAGGCATCCCCAGGCTGCACAAGGTCAGCGGCATGCCCACCAAGCGCATCGCCCTGCCAGCACGGAG GTGTATGCTGCTGGGCAAGATGGACAACACCAAGGCGCGCAGCATCAGCCACTCCGGCAAACGCACGCACAGAGTGCAGAAGGTCAACCTCCAGTGGAAACGAATATGGTGCATATCCCGAGGGCACTACGTCCGCCTCCGACTGTCCACGAAGGGGCTGAAGACGATCAAGCGCTTCGGCCTCGAGGAGGCGGCGCGGAGGTTCAACCTGAACCTCAACAACCCGAAGCTGTTTGGAGGCTACGCGAATCTGAAGCCGAA GAAACCGAAGAAAAAGATCGTGGACGATAACATGTTCATGGAGCAAATACCTATAGATAGCTGA
- a CDS encoding eukaryotic translation initiation factor 2, beta, putative, with protein sequence MDDNMSLKREDGLSESFSPSAAHGPAEAATSSGGISEGVGSSGANVTVQNGTVRPAATEPPKYDFGEKKKKKTPAASEAAKAEFIDGTGKVFVRGHIYPYEELLARIQTLINAHNPDLAGSKRYTIRPPQVVRVGSKKVAWINFKDLCTVMGRSMDHVHQFVLSELGTEGSIAGDGQLVLKGKYGPKNIESLLRKYITEYVTCSMCKSPNTTMERDSRARLFTQHCEACGANRNPTVTAAFRSVNPIKSGFHALNRGERRKAKV encoded by the exons ATGGACGACAACATGTCTCTAAAACGCGAG GACGGCCTATCGGAATCCTTCTCCCCGTCTGCGGCTCACGGCCCTGCCGAGGCAGCCACGTCTAGCGGCGGAATTTCCGAAGGGGTGGGCAGCTCGGGGGCCAATGTGACGGTCCAAAACGGTACCGTGCGCCCTGCGGCTACGGAGCCTCCGAAGTACGACTTCGGTGaaaagaagaagaagaagaccCCGGCAGCCAGCG AGGCGGCGAAGGCCGAGTTCATCGACGGCACCGGCAAGGTTTTTGTCAGGGGGCACATCTACCCGTACGAGGAG CTGCTGGCGCGTATCCAAACGCTCATCAATGCTCACAACCCCGACCTCGCTGGAAGCAAGCGCTACACCATCAGACCGCCGCAGGTGGTCCGTGTCGGCTCAAAGAAGGTGGCATGGATCAACTTCAAGGACCTGTGCACCGT CATGGGGCGTAGCATGGACCACGTGCACCAGTTCGTGCTGTCGGAGCTGGGTACCGAGGGTTCGATTGCCGGCGACGGCCAGCTGGTCCTGAAGGGCAAGTACGGCCCCAAGAACATCGAGAGCCTGCTCAGGAAGTATATTA CGGAGTACGTCACGTGCTCCATGTGCAAGAGTCCCAACACCACCATGGAACGCGACTCCCGCGCCAGGCTcttcacgcagcactgcgaggCCTGTGGAGCCAACAG GAATCCAACCGTAACAGCAGCATTCAGGTCCGTGAACCCCATCAAGAGCGGATTCCACGCTCTGAACAGGGGAGAGCGCCGAAAGGCAAAGGTTTAA
- a CDS encoding CAF1 family ribonuclease containing protein, putative: MYASAKLLATGATGSCCVELDAIRALNTIRHVYCWDSWSYAALNARCRRQERCYSVLNDANASSNAITGMLLQRRHGHSAVPYRRNSAHGVKRSFSSAATSRLTWKDHVQEARSALRTCDFVAVDVEYTGLHLKDDRFVGLEKCYEAHASGAKQFVPCQIGLTAAKYLGKGVWKITPTSVYTIPSSNKFFQVSTSTLQFLKDNNFDFNSWIRHGVEHLTPAEERDRKASIELRIKELDQLVNSAPPGTPAAAVEFDLSSLTAEDRSVAEDVIGRIKDWIRSGDNNPLEIELDSAFQRLLMHTIIGQQFPEVYSHSARRGDEKVICIYKSQVELYKQQKLTLQAELARIDEEIGVRALFDEISQHGKILVGHNCFYDMLHIYQTFYGELPESVEEFRKLWTDKFRNTLDTKYIAEFHDAVASTQQSSTLKGLFDHMCATEPTAPGGTTISVHPLPGTSWVLPPAVLPLLAKTGTPAEISADSFKTADGSATVMQSHDAGYDSFMTCVLFVLQSGRILRSKHANWDKLCASSPDGSLNALALLEHIGPSTNCIRLVKSQPNAINLATNREGNMDRYFLMTGYPNSWKKWDIMKVWSPLWVSVSVIDDTSCWVIVKNDEDIRNINLIYRMMKNPQFRLETYEQSRSRKPGTDATLTPVASDDRKCI, from the coding sequence ATGTATGCTTCGGCGAAGCTCCTGGCGACGGGCGCCACTGGTAGCTGCTGCGTAGAATTGGATGCGATTCGCGCTCTGAATACGATAAGGCATGTCTATTGTTGGGATTCCTGGTCGTATGCTGCCTTAAATGCGAGGTGCCGCCGGCAGGAGCGCTGTTACAGCGTCCTCAACGATGCCAATGCATCGTCAAACGCTATCACTGGCATGCTGTTGCAGCGGAGGCATGGGCATTCAGCAGTACCATATCGCAGGAATAGTGCCCATGGAGTGAAACGATCTTTCTCCAGCGCGGCAACCTCCAGGTTGACGTGGAAGGACCACGTGCAGGAGGCACGCTCTGCTCTCCGAACGTGCGATTTCGTGGCTGTTGACGTGGAATACACGGGTTTGCACCTCAAGGATGATCGTTTCGTGGGATTGGAGAAGTGCTATGAAGCGCATGCCTCTGGCGCCAAGCAGTTCGTGCCCTGCCAAATAGGTCTGACTGCAGCCAAGTATCTGGGCAAGGGGGTGTGGAAGATCACCCCTACCTCCGTGTACACAataccgtcgtcgaacAAGTTTTTCCAGGTGAGCACGAGCACGCTGCAGTTCCTCAAGGACAACAACTTCGACTTCAACAGCTGGATCCGCCACGGCGTGGAGCACCTCACGCCGGCCGAGGAGCGCGATCGGAAGGCCAGTATCGAGCTGCGCATTAAAGAGCTCGACCAGCTGGTGAACAGCGCACCTCCTGGTACGCCAGCGGCAGCCGTGGAATTCGACCTATCCTCCCTGACGGCGGAGGACCGGTCGGTAGCCGAGGACGTCATCGGTCGCATTAAGGATTGGATTCGCAGCGGGGATAACAACCCCCTGGAAATCGAACTAGACAGCGCGTTCCAACGCCTGCTCATGCACACAATCATCGGCCAGCAGTTCCCTGAGGTCTACAGCCATTCAGCCCGTCGGGGCGACGAGAAGGTGATCTGCATCTACAAGTCGCAGGTCGAGTTGTACAAGCAGCAAAAGCTGACGCTGCAGGCTGAACTGGCACGCatcgacgaggaaatcggtGTGAGGGCGCTATTCGACGAAATATCGCAGCACGGGAAAATCCTTGTGGGTCACAACTGTTTCTACGACATGCTGCACATCTACCAGACCTTCTACGGCGAGCTGCCGGAGTCCGTGGAGGAGTTCCGCAAGCTCTGGACTGATAAGTTCCGAAACACGCTGGACACAAAATACATCGCCGAGTTCCACGACGCCGTGGCATCGACGCAACAGTCGTCCACCCTGAAGGGCCTGTTCGACCACATGTGCGCGACTGAGCCCACTGCACCAGGCGGAACCACCATCTCCGTCCATCCGCTTCCCGGCACTTCGTGGGTGCTGCCGCCGGCGGTGCTTCCGCTGTTGGCGAAAACCGGCACGCCGGCGGAGATATCGGCCGACTCCTTCAAGACCGCCGACGGAAGCGCCACGGTCATGCAGTCACACGACGCTGGATACGACAGCTTCATGACCTGCGTGCTGTTCGTGTTGCAGAGCGGCCGCATCCTCCGGTCCAAGCACGCGAATTGGGATAAGCTATGTGCGTCGTCGCCTGACGGGTCCCTCAACGCCCTTGCGCTGCTTGAGCACATCGGGCCGTCCACCAACTGCATCCGCCTGGTGAAATCGCAGCCAAATGCAATAAACCTGGCCACCAACCGCGAGGGTAACATGGACCGGTACTTTCTGATGACGGGGTACCCCAACTCGTGGAAGAAGTGGGACATCATGAAGGTGTGGTCGCCCCTGTGGGTGTCCGTCAGCGTGATCGACGACACCTCCTGCTGGGTGATAGTGAAGAACGACGAGGACATCCGCAACATTAACCTGATCTATCGCATGATGAAGAACCCGCAGTTCAGGCTCGAGACGTATGAGCAGTCGCGAAGCAGGAAGCCGGGCACAGACGCTACTCTCACACCCGTCGCGTCGGATGACCGGAAGTGTATCTGA